The DNA region CGACCGGTGGCATGGGCGGCATGGACTTCTAGTCCCTGTACGAGAAAAGCCCGGCTCGCTGAAACATCCAAGCGAGCCGGGCTTTTTCGTCGGCTCAGGTCGGGGCCGGGCGATGCAGGACTGCGCCGACGGGCGTCACGGTCACCGCGTCCCCGTCGACGCGGCCCCGGCCGTCGACGATCAGGCTGTGGCCGCCCGGATCGTGTGGCGGCCACACCAGGGTCACGTCCGGATGTGCAGAAGTGTTGCGCCGGGTGCCGTTGCCGACGGGCCCCACGTCGAAGGTGCCGCCGGACAGCACCGGCGAAACCGCCACGGTGTGGGCGCGGAAGTCGTCACCGACCGTCACGAGGTAGGCGAACGTGAAGTCGGCGAGCGTGCCGGACAACCGGTCGAGATCCACCTTGACGCTCATGTGGCGAGACTACGGGTCGGGGCCCGCCGCGCGCCGGAAGTAGGCCGCCACGAAGGGCGCGATCGCCAGCACGATGAGCATTCGCGAGATCTGGGCTGCGGCGACGAACGTGACGTCCGAACCGGTGGAGGCGGCGGTACCCATGACCGCATAGATCCCGCCGGGTGTGGTCGCGAGATAGGCATCCAGCGGGGTGGCATCGGTGGTGAGCGTCAGGACCCAACCCAGGCCCGCACACGCCACGAGCGTCACCACGATGGTCAGCATGGCCGTCGGCACCATTCGGCCGATCGACTTCAGGCTTCCCACAGTGAATTTCAGACCGACCTGGACACCGATCGCCAGATACCCGAGACCCGCGATGATCACCGGGACCTGCGCCTCGGCGAAATACGGCACCAGGGTCAGCGGCGCGGACACCAGCAGCGGCCCGAGCAGCGCAGGCGACGGCATGCGCAGCAGCTTGCCCACGGCCAGACCGCCGGCGATGGCCAGCGCGACGAACGGCAGATCGACCCGCCAGTCACCGGCTGCGATGGACAGCCCGCCACCTTCGTCGTAGGCGCCGAACAGCAGCGTCACCACCACCGGCATCGTCAGCAGCACGATCAGCAGCCGCAAATACTGCAGCACGGCGATGACACGCGAGTCCGCCCCGAGGTCATCGGCCATCGCCGTCAGACCGATTGCGCCACCGGCGATCGAGGAGAACGCGGCGGTCGCCGGGCTGGCACCCTTGC from Mycobacterium sp. DL includes:
- a CDS encoding pyridoxamine 5'-phosphate oxidase family protein; the encoded protein is MSVKVDLDRLSGTLADFTFAYLVTVGDDFRAHTVAVSPVLSGGTFDVGPVGNGTRRNTSAHPDVTLVWPPHDPGGHSLIVDGRGRVDGDAVTVTPVGAVLHRPAPT
- a CDS encoding AbrB family transcriptional regulator, which gives rise to MASAIGRWLLLLVVVSAVSLGFILIALPTPLLFGGLVGALIYALARPSAPLRLPGSWFQGGQAVVGAIVGSAIEWETLAGLGTRWLIVIGISCFALVVSVLVGSLLTRKGASPATAAFSSIAGGAIGLTAMADDLGADSRVIAVLQYLRLLIVLLTMPVVVTLLFGAYDEGGGLSIAAGDWRVDLPFVALAIAGGLAVGKLLRMPSPALLGPLLVSAPLTLVPYFAEAQVPVIIAGLGYLAIGVQVGLKFTVGSLKSIGRMVPTAMLTIVVTLVACAGLGWVLTLTTDATPLDAYLATTPGGIYAVMGTAASTGSDVTFVAAAQISRMLIVLAIAPFVAAYFRRAAGPDP